A window of the Desulfobacula toluolica Tol2 genome harbors these coding sequences:
- a CDS encoding PEP/pyruvate-binding domain-containing protein, giving the protein MLIKNLFRYWTYQVFFPGTVLREKYEAFKTLLEYDKAAHEFMATLEEIYYTPKKCDFQAVVKNYDQFSHAVSGMVDALLSICPSRYWSLKDYYKKFDFYNRFMLAPPEFEFSPPFTISFDKAGSFGEAVAGNKAFCLSQINRDLHLPTPKGFVITTQAFHYFMETNDLRHPINERLACLDISDASSLERISREIEALILNADVPEDIVMAVTDAVTALDSGNGSDLKMALRSSAVKEDGKASFAGQYQTLLNVDKTKILNGYKRVIASKYSASALFYRISQGILDDETPMAVLVLEMVDSKAAGVLYTVDMDDLLSENLMIHSVQGQGGKLVEGEAVPDVITVSKKDLDHIVSITPAAGAGQIIFDAQIQPGKEGQYPAGKRFFLDKATVLTLARWGMLLETHFNCPQDIEWCQDNSGKLFVLQSRPLNSPLKSSLNKTLTKSCKTAKPYPPIENKLLCSGAESVCPGIGCGKVYRLNQLSGLSQVPAGSVLVVEHASPQMVTAIHKVAAIIIGRGSRASHFSSIAREFGVPAIANVTHGFHDLVQGRRVTVDADRGMVYDGVAVSLTEKAALLKTDFFTDSSFMAKLRYVINFSAKLKLTDPGSRDFEPEGCRSLHDIIRFAHETAVKEMFLSGNRKGSRKKGAKKLIFPVPMLFYVLDVGRGIKPDQKDKKNIRPEDISSIPMQAVLKGLCDPGICWSETTHFDWESYDKIVMAGGIISADDAQFGSYAVVSKKYLNVNFRFGYHFVILDTMCSSCEQDNYILFRFSGGGGTSAGRSLRAGFIKGVLTRLGFMVEIKSDLIDAEFKNGSLPTMKKTLDTVGRLLGATKLMDMYLKENMDMTCLIDEFMAGRYDFRSAINK; this is encoded by the coding sequence ATGCTGATTAAAAATTTATTCAGATACTGGACTTACCAGGTGTTTTTTCCTGGAACCGTTTTAAGGGAAAAATACGAAGCCTTTAAGACCTTACTGGAATATGATAAGGCTGCCCATGAATTTATGGCAACCCTGGAAGAGATCTATTATACCCCTAAAAAATGTGATTTCCAGGCGGTTGTAAAAAATTATGATCAGTTCAGCCATGCGGTTTCAGGAATGGTTGACGCGCTGTTAAGCATTTGCCCGTCACGCTATTGGAGTCTGAAAGACTATTATAAGAAATTTGATTTTTATAACCGGTTTATGCTGGCTCCGCCGGAGTTTGAATTTTCTCCTCCTTTTACCATCTCCTTTGACAAGGCCGGATCATTTGGTGAAGCTGTTGCAGGCAACAAAGCTTTTTGCCTGTCCCAAATCAACCGGGATCTTCACCTGCCAACACCAAAAGGGTTCGTCATCACAACTCAAGCGTTTCATTATTTTATGGAAACCAATGACCTGCGCCATCCGATAAACGAACGACTGGCCTGCCTGGATATCAGTGATGCGTCTTCCCTGGAACGTATTTCCCGTGAAATTGAGGCCTTGATCTTGAATGCAGATGTGCCCGAAGATATTGTCATGGCAGTGACTGATGCCGTAACCGCCCTTGATTCTGGAAATGGGAGTGATTTAAAGATGGCGCTTCGAAGCAGTGCTGTAAAAGAGGATGGCAAAGCCTCGTTTGCCGGTCAGTATCAGACCCTTTTGAATGTTGATAAAACAAAAATTTTAAACGGGTATAAACGTGTTATTGCAAGCAAGTATTCGGCTTCAGCGCTTTTTTACAGGATCAGTCAAGGCATCCTGGACGATGAAACCCCTATGGCGGTACTGGTGCTTGAAATGGTTGATTCAAAAGCAGCCGGTGTTTTGTATACCGTGGATATGGATGATTTGTTGTCTGAAAATTTGATGATCCATTCGGTTCAGGGGCAGGGCGGGAAGCTTGTGGAAGGGGAGGCAGTGCCGGATGTAATCACGGTATCGAAAAAAGATTTGGATCATATTGTCAGCATCACGCCTGCTGCCGGAGCGGGACAAATAATTTTTGATGCACAAATTCAACCCGGAAAGGAAGGTCAGTATCCAGCAGGCAAGCGTTTTTTTCTTGATAAAGCCACTGTTTTAACCCTTGCCCGATGGGGGATGCTGCTGGAAACCCATTTTAATTGCCCTCAGGATATTGAATGGTGCCAGGACAACTCCGGCAAATTATTTGTCCTTCAGTCCAGGCCTTTGAACAGTCCTTTGAAAAGTTCCCTGAACAAGACTTTGACCAAGTCTTGCAAAACGGCAAAACCGTACCCGCCCATTGAAAATAAACTTCTTTGTTCCGGCGCAGAATCCGTCTGTCCTGGAATAGGGTGCGGCAAGGTTTACCGGCTGAATCAATTGTCAGGGTTAAGCCAGGTTCCGGCGGGGTCTGTCCTGGTTGTCGAACATGCCTCTCCTCAAATGGTTACAGCCATTCATAAGGTGGCTGCCATTATTATCGGCAGGGGAAGCCGTGCCAGCCATTTTTCATCCATTGCCAGGGAGTTCGGTGTTCCGGCCATTGCCAATGTGACCCATGGGTTTCATGACCTTGTTCAGGGTCGCCGGGTAACTGTGGATGCGGACAGGGGAATGGTATACGATGGGGTCGCAGTTTCTTTGACGGAAAAGGCCGCCTTGTTGAAAACAGATTTTTTTACGGACAGCTCTTTTATGGCCAAGCTTCGTTATGTGATTAATTTTTCAGCCAAGTTAAAACTCACAGATCCCGGTTCCAGGGATTTTGAGCCCGAAGGCTGCAGATCCCTTCATGACATTATCAGGTTTGCCCATGAAACAGCTGTCAAAGAGATGTTTTTGTCCGGCAATCGAAAAGGCAGCCGGAAAAAAGGGGCCAAAAAACTTATCTTTCCTGTCCCCATGCTTTTTTATGTTCTTGATGTGGGCCGTGGAATCAAACCGGATCAGAAAGACAAAAAAAACATACGGCCGGAAGATATTTCAAGCATTCCCATGCAGGCGGTATTAAAAGGGCTTTGTGATCCGGGCATCTGCTGGTCTGAAACCACTCATTTTGATTGGGAATCTTACGATAAAATTGTTATGGCCGGCGGCATTATCAGTGCTGATGATGCACAGTTTGGCAGCTATGCTGTTGTGTCAAAAAAGTATTTGAATGTAAATTTCAGATTTGGATATCATTTTGTCATCTTAGATACCATGTGTTCGTCTTGTGAACAGGATAATTATATCCTTTTCAGATTTTCCGGCGGCGGAGGAACGTCTGCCGGAAGGAGCCTGCGGGCCGGTTTTATCAAGGGGGTTTTAACCCGGCTGGGATTTATGGTCGAGATCAAGTCAGATTTGATTGATGCCGAGTTCAAAAACGGATCATTGCCCACAATGAAAAAAACACTGGATACGGTTGGACGTCTCTTGGGTGCCACAAAACTCATGGATATGTATTTGAAGGAAAACATGGACATGACATGTTTGATAGACGAGTTTATGGCCGGCCGGTATGATTTCAGATCCGCCATTAATAAATAA
- a CDS encoding protein-tyrosine phosphatase family protein encodes MSAYPLTWITDSLAVGYAPMSYAQLDAIKAAGINAIVNLCAEFSDLHDIETASGFEVYYLPVWDEDVPKMEDMEKALAWLDEAIYLGKKVLVHCRHGIGRTGTFVTSYMIRRGIGLKAAAKKLKSSSATPSNYGQWKLLKRYGKASGILTIREPSLEFKNRVDLTLFFSEYESLIKKIDAEVDTQSRANHPKCGRGDQSCCVKAFDLQFVEVVYLHSKINRQFASAQRERLIKKAVAAAKKEGALCPLNDGLGCEIYEIRPARCRIYKALEFSADKQEIREMLFELSQSLFLAFSGKFLPNADFTFSLADTVSGKFVQTYFHYMAGIEKKSHEVS; translated from the coding sequence ATGTCAGCATATCCATTAACATGGATCACAGACAGCCTTGCCGTGGGATATGCCCCCATGTCCTATGCCCAGCTGGATGCCATAAAAGCTGCTGGAATCAATGCCATTGTAAACCTTTGTGCTGAATTCAGCGACCTGCATGACATTGAAACCGCTTCAGGCTTTGAGGTTTATTATCTTCCTGTCTGGGATGAGGATGTCCCCAAAATGGAAGACATGGAAAAGGCACTTGCCTGGCTTGATGAAGCCATCTATCTGGGAAAAAAAGTGCTGGTGCATTGTCGGCACGGTATCGGCAGAACCGGAACTTTTGTCACCTCCTACATGATTCGAAGAGGCATAGGGCTGAAGGCTGCTGCAAAAAAATTAAAGTCCTCCAGTGCAACTCCCTCCAATTACGGCCAGTGGAAATTGTTAAAGAGGTATGGTAAAGCTTCGGGTATACTGACAATCCGGGAGCCTTCCCTGGAGTTTAAAAACAGGGTTGACCTGACTCTTTTCTTTTCCGAGTATGAATCCTTGATCAAAAAAATTGATGCAGAAGTTGATACGCAATCCAGGGCGAATCATCCTAAATGCGGCAGAGGAGATCAAAGCTGCTGTGTTAAAGCCTTTGATCTTCAATTTGTTGAAGTGGTTTATCTTCACTCCAAAATAAACAGACAGTTTGCATCTGCTCAAAGAGAGAGGCTCATCAAAAAGGCGGTTGCTGCAGCAAAAAAAGAGGGTGCCCTATGTCCTCTCAATGATGGTTTGGGATGTGAAATTTATGAGATAAGACCGGCACGATGCCGGATTTACAAGGCACTTGAATTTTCAGCAGACAAGCAAGAGATTCGGGAGATGCTGTTTGAACTCTCCCAATCCTTATTTCTGGCCTTTTCCGGCAAGTTTTTGCCAAACGCCGACTTTACCTTTTCCTTGGCAGACACGGTTTCGGGAAAATTTGTTCAAACCTATTTTCATTATATGGCCGGCATTGAAAAAAAATCTCATGAAGTGTCATGA
- a CDS encoding response regulator gives MANILALDDVLDAANLIKRILERKGHTVFAFTEEEDAIAFVETNPVDLAILDIKLKKMSGVEVLEELKKRSPSIQVIMLTGYPTIETARQCLKLGASEYCVKPIDKDELEDKVEEVLKVL, from the coding sequence ATGGCGAATATTCTCGCATTGGATGATGTACTGGATGCAGCCAACCTGATCAAACGAATTCTTGAAAGAAAAGGACATACCGTATTTGCTTTTACGGAAGAAGAAGATGCCATTGCCTTTGTGGAAACAAATCCGGTTGATCTGGCCATCCTGGATATCAAGTTAAAAAAAATGAGCGGCGTTGAGGTGCTGGAGGAATTGAAAAAACGGTCACCGTCCATCCAGGTGATCATGCTGACAGGCTATCCCACCATTGAGACAGCCAGGCAATGTTTAAAACTGGGTGCAAGCGAATACTGCGTAAAACCCATTGACAAGGATGAACTGGAAGACAAGGTGGAAGAGGTTCTTAAAGTTTTATGA
- a CDS encoding two-component system sensor histidine kinase NtrB encodes MKPGFRGKIYLGLFALLLIQGLVLFFWVSQVMKDALTEEIKTRGSSIGTNLSARMVEPMLAMDFLQMKVLVDETVQLSDDIFYTFVLDKKGNALIHTFKKGFPIALKTANTVLDHQKESLKLLDTGDQLIYDYAVPVAINANRLGTLRVGLFQTRIQKAVNKIMISAVVTIIATILAAAIVGTLLLNPVTKSIKKLHNSSEQALRGNLDVRTAPMLKKNCWDIMQCLKKDCPAYKNYHHRCWYLAGTLCPTCVEGEFAKKIDSCLQCTVHKNCSGDEIQSLAESFDAMTLSLKGNLSDLKSAESILNEQKALLQTILDAIPDFISLQDHKGMYISVNKAFCEILNKNKNEIIGKQNNDLFAGKLAKLYEKEDQLMLETGLPLTKENRLSGQNGSRWLHVVKIPVRESTDRVKGLVCSGRDITQLKAVQEQLTHAQKMESVGRLAAGVAHEINTPLGIILGYAQLLLEDIEQKGQIHEDVKTIVKQTRICSKIVADLLNFSRSSESIISEFDINEAMEEVLGVAEHTFSLSHVTVMRKYHKTPLLMRGDKEKIKQVFINLLNNAFDAIQQDGSICVDTGAGETQNEITISISDTGHGIAKENIKKIFEPFYTTKGPDQGTGLGLSVTFGIIKEHNGTINVFSPPLSGEKNDRGSQFIVVLPSGLNRKKGELNGEYSRIG; translated from the coding sequence ATGAAACCGGGATTTCGCGGCAAAATATATCTGGGCCTTTTTGCTTTACTCCTGATCCAGGGCCTTGTGCTTTTCTTCTGGGTCAGCCAGGTCATGAAAGACGCTTTGACAGAAGAGATAAAAACCCGCGGAAGTTCCATAGGCACAAACCTTTCCGCCCGTATGGTCGAACCCATGCTGGCAATGGATTTTTTGCAAATGAAAGTTCTGGTGGATGAGACAGTACAATTGAGCGATGATATTTTTTACACCTTTGTTTTGGACAAAAAAGGAAATGCGCTCATCCACACATTCAAAAAGGGATTCCCCATAGCACTCAAGACGGCAAACACGGTTTTGGACCACCAGAAGGAATCTTTGAAGCTGCTGGATACAGGTGATCAATTGATTTATGATTATGCCGTGCCTGTGGCCATCAATGCAAATCGGCTGGGAACATTAAGAGTAGGGCTTTTCCAGACACGAATTCAAAAAGCGGTGAACAAAATCATGATTTCCGCTGTTGTCACCATTATCGCAACCATACTGGCTGCCGCTATTGTCGGAACTCTGCTGCTCAATCCCGTGACAAAAAGCATTAAAAAACTTCACAACTCTTCAGAACAGGCATTGCGGGGGAACCTGGATGTGAGAACCGCCCCCATGCTGAAAAAAAATTGCTGGGACATTATGCAATGCCTCAAAAAAGACTGCCCGGCATACAAAAATTATCACCACAGGTGCTGGTATCTGGCAGGAACTCTTTGTCCCACATGCGTTGAAGGTGAATTTGCAAAAAAAATAGATTCCTGCCTGCAATGCACAGTCCATAAAAACTGTTCAGGAGATGAAATTCAAAGCCTGGCTGAAAGCTTTGATGCCATGACATTATCCTTGAAAGGAAACCTATCCGACCTGAAGAGCGCTGAAAGCATTTTAAACGAACAAAAAGCCCTGCTCCAGACAATTTTAGATGCCATACCGGATTTCATCTCCCTGCAGGATCATAAGGGCATGTATATATCCGTCAACAAGGCTTTTTGTGAAATACTAAACAAAAATAAAAACGAAATTATCGGCAAACAAAACAATGATCTGTTTGCAGGCAAACTGGCAAAACTGTACGAAAAAGAGGATCAACTCATGCTTGAAACAGGCCTTCCCCTTACCAAGGAGAACAGGCTGTCCGGCCAAAACGGGTCCAGGTGGCTGCATGTTGTAAAAATCCCTGTCCGGGAATCAACAGACCGGGTAAAAGGGCTTGTTTGCAGTGGCAGGGATATCACCCAGCTCAAGGCTGTCCAGGAACAGCTCACCCATGCCCAGAAAATGGAATCTGTCGGGCGTCTGGCCGCAGGGGTTGCCCATGAGATCAACACCCCACTTGGCATTATCCTCGGATATGCCCAACTGCTGCTGGAAGATATTGAGCAAAAAGGACAAATTCATGAAGATGTAAAAACCATTGTCAAGCAAACCAGAATCTGTTCCAAAATTGTTGCGGATCTGTTGAATTTTTCCCGGTCCAGTGAAAGCATTATCAGTGAATTTGATATAAATGAGGCCATGGAAGAAGTTTTAGGAGTGGCTGAACATACATTTTCCTTGAGTCATGTGACGGTAATGCGCAAATATCATAAAACCCCTTTACTGATGAGAGGCGATAAGGAAAAGATCAAACAGGTCTTTATCAACCTGTTGAACAATGCATTTGATGCCATCCAACAAGACGGCAGCATCTGTGTTGACACAGGAGCCGGGGAGACACAAAACGAAATCACAATATCCATATCAGATACAGGCCATGGGATTGCAAAAGAAAATATAAAAAAAATATTTGAACCCTTTTACACTACCAAAGGCCCGGACCAGGGAACCGGCCTGGGCTTGTCAGTGACATTCGGGATTATAAAAGAGCATAACGGAACCATAAATGTTTTTTCTCCTCCATTATCAGGCGAAAAAAACGACAGAGGAAGTCAATTTATTGTGGTATTGCCCTCCGGCTTAAATCGAAAAAAAGGAGAGTTGAATGGCGAATATTCTCGCATTGGATGA
- a CDS encoding phosphate/phosphite/phosphonate ABC transporter substrate-binding protein: MKYVWGVFLFFLLFSGCRENESAVTVDLTITEQVTLQEEPGVVTYAYLPQYSHTESYMRHHSLVQYLQKETKLNIRQIFPDTFDEHMKMVGQKKIDISYSNPFIYVKIAHRYGARAFARIVEPAGKDKFRGQIICRKDNTAIQNLADCRQKRWIAVDSTSAGGYLYPLGHFIDHGIRKTDFKEIAFAPGPGGKQEKVILSVYAGKYDMGTIRQGSLDVMSDKIDINQIRIISVTKPYPGWVYAARKDLDKQIVQKLKQALEKLDFNHKTHRDILEAANFIRVMGSIDSDFNSVRQLADRVGINLEE; encoded by the coding sequence GTGAAATATGTATGGGGCGTATTTCTTTTCTTTTTATTATTCTCAGGCTGTAGAGAGAATGAGTCTGCGGTTACAGTTGATTTAACGATAACAGAACAGGTGACACTCCAGGAAGAACCCGGTGTTGTCACCTATGCCTATCTTCCCCAGTATTCCCATACAGAATCCTATATGCGCCACCATTCTCTGGTTCAGTATTTACAAAAAGAAACCAAATTAAATATCCGACAAATTTTTCCGGACACATTTGACGAACACATGAAAATGGTGGGCCAGAAAAAAATTGACATCTCATATTCCAATCCGTTTATTTATGTAAAAATTGCCCATCGATATGGAGCAAGGGCTTTTGCACGCATTGTAGAGCCGGCGGGAAAAGATAAATTCAGAGGTCAGATTATTTGCAGAAAAGATAATACCGCCATCCAGAACCTGGCAGATTGCCGCCAAAAACGCTGGATTGCCGTTGATTCAACATCAGCAGGAGGGTATTTGTATCCCCTGGGTCATTTCATTGATCATGGCATCCGGAAAACAGATTTTAAAGAGATTGCTTTTGCGCCAGGCCCCGGAGGAAAACAAGAAAAGGTCATTCTTTCGGTTTATGCGGGCAAATATGATATGGGAACCATTCGGCAAGGCTCTCTGGATGTGATGTCCGATAAAATTGATATCAATCAAATACGGATTATTTCAGTGACAAAACCCTATCCGGGCTGGGTTTATGCCGCACGAAAAGACCTGGACAAACAAATCGTGCAAAAGTTAAAACAAGCCCTTGAAAAACTGGATTTCAACCACAAAACACATCGTGATATATTGGAAGCAGCCAATTTTATTCGGGTGATGGGCTCGATTGATTCTGATTTCAACTCTGTACGGCAATTGGCTGACCGGGTGGGCATAAACCTTGAGGAATAA
- a CDS encoding IclR family transcriptional regulator: MTKKYQAPIVKKAFIILDAISKSSQGLRISEISNRLDISKSTVHGITAALEDQGAIIRDSISKRYTIGITLMELGKAAYERIDFKNIAKPIMEELMEQCQESVFLGVRNGDSATIIDIVESRKDLKISSPIGTSLPLVAGAIGKTFLSLMEPKDLKKYLDSNPLVKFTPNTIMDKNQYTKELEKVRDNGFATDDEEYILGVRAAAAPIKRCGAYTPAIWVVGFKASMSDKKIQIIIEQTKTAADRISKKLSILL, encoded by the coding sequence ATGACAAAAAAATATCAAGCACCAATTGTTAAAAAGGCCTTTATTATTCTGGATGCCATCTCAAAAAGCTCTCAAGGATTAAGGATCAGTGAAATTTCAAACCGTCTGGACATAAGCAAAAGCACGGTTCACGGCATTACCGCTGCTTTAGAGGATCAGGGAGCCATCATCCGTGATTCCATTTCCAAACGATACACCATCGGCATTACGCTCATGGAACTTGGAAAAGCAGCCTATGAAAGAATTGATTTTAAAAATATTGCCAAACCCATCATGGAGGAACTGATGGAGCAGTGCCAGGAGTCTGTTTTCCTGGGGGTCAGAAATGGTGACAGCGCAACGATCATCGATATTGTTGAATCCAGAAAAGATCTTAAAATATCCTCTCCTATTGGAACATCCCTTCCACTGGTAGCCGGGGCCATCGGGAAAACCTTTTTATCTTTGATGGAACCAAAGGATTTAAAAAAATACCTGGATTCAAATCCATTGGTCAAATTCACGCCTAATACTATTATGGATAAAAATCAGTATACAAAAGAATTGGAAAAAGTTCGAGACAACGGCTTTGCAACTGATGACGAAGAATATATTTTAGGCGTCAGGGCGGCGGCAGCCCCTATTAAAAGGTGTGGTGCTTATACCCCTGCGATCTGGGTTGTTGGATTCAAAGCATCCATGTCAGACAAAAAGATACAGATCATTATCGAACAAACCAAAACCGCTGCTGACCGCATCAGCAAAAAGTTATCTATTCTGTTATAA